From Gossypium raimondii isolate GPD5lz chromosome 11, ASM2569854v1, whole genome shotgun sequence:
AAAACTCAATGTCCCTCCTTTTCAGATCTAGATATGACTTTTGTCTATCTAAGGCCGCCTTAAGACGATCCTAAATCAATCTAACATTATCCTCAGTTTCAAAAACCAACTCAGCGGTGTGAATCAGTAGTGGAAACGATGGACGATCTCTTCCGGGAATGCCCTGTATCAGTGACAGTATGGACAGAATTATCATTCCAGAAGCTTCTACAGGAATCTAATATGGAATTTCTACAATGGCTAACCTAGGTGTTTGCTCAGAATAACATTTCCCTATGCAGATTATTTTGTTGCGCGTTATGGACAATCTAAGGAGAAAGAAATAGTAGATAAGATGAGAAAGTTAGTAGATCTGGGAAAGAAATTGCAAATTTTGTCCAGAGCTACATCAGAGAGTTAGGTGGGAGTGAAaaagaaacacaaaaaaattaccCAGAATGTCAGTAAATGGAAACACCCACCTAATCAGACAGTGAAGATTAATTTTGACGTAGCATATGATGAAAGATCTAGTCAAGTGGCTTCGGGGATAGTGGTTAGAAACACTGAAGGAAAGGCCCTAATATCTTGCTCAGAGATTCATCACCAGATAGGCTCAGCTTTTGCTGCGGAGGCACTCGCTTGTCGTAGAGCAGTCCAAATCGAGATAGAGATGAAATGGTCCAAGATCATTATTGAAGGTGATTCATTATCAATCATCAAGAAATGCAAGGAAAACAGAGAGGACAAATCACATATCAGAGCATATATACATGATATCCAGCAAATAATGTCTAGATCTAGAAACTTAACGTTTGAATATATCCCAAGAGCAGCAAATAGTTTAACACATATACTAGCTAGAGAATCAATAAAGAAAAGGGAGGAGATATACCTGGTGGATAGTGTTCCTAAATATGCCGAATTTCAGAGAGTAAATGGCAGTGTACGATAACCGGATTGAAAATGGatagagaaaaagagaaagaaagggaagctgtgaaatgggcagATCAACAGACAAAGTGTTAAATGCTCCCCTTGGAATTGTGAAACCGTCTTGAAGAAGAAATGCCAGCCTAGCAAACAAGATGTGTATCAGTTTTTTGATTGGGCAGAATAGGGGTATAATTATGGTATTCTAGAATATTCTTAGTTTAGTTTTGAATTTCCTTCCGGGCCAAAGCTTAAGTGTTGGACCTCcttttgtttagtttatttttgtttttgatccgttggtattatgtttttataattaaataaagctCAATCtgatttttgtcaaaaaaaattttgtcctATTTTCTTATCTATGGATAAGGAagttgtttcattttaaaattattatctaacACTGAATTGATATAAGTTTCATTTTAACTATGATACTTATATATGTTATTGTTCAATATTTAATCGGCATTAACAAAAAGGACCAATCTTCTTTTAACACGTGTAGGTTCGGCTACATTTCAGCCTGGCCACATTTGGAGATGCACGTCAAAAGAGGTCCCCACTATTGACTAGCCACAGTCACCATTCGTGGGACCTTCATCCAATTAAAGTCATCCACGCGTTCTTGCAAAATCAAGTAAAACAAATATGGTTAGCTGAGCTGATACACGTGGCTCCCAATGTTTGGTGAATCCCAGGATTCTTCTTGTTCAATTATCATGCTGAGTGAAAGAATATGTTTTGTCTCTTAGTTTTCAGTTTCATTTATTCTTAAAAGCTTAATTTGGTCTCTCAACTCCATGTACACtaactttattctttttctgTTCATAAACATATAACCTCTACATTTAATCACAATCCCACGTTTTGGTTGCATTCGCAAAACTCTTAAAATGATAATACCACACGTTACAACaattataaatactaaattatttattttatataagtgAGACTGCAACtttagattttcaaattttaaaatttcaacttacCATTAGCAAAATATAATAAGCTCATTAAAcacaataaatattatatttcattcgTATTTAAGGTTCtagcatgtttaattatttgtgttttttttttttatgttcacatgattatatttatataatctttCATCTCTGCACAGTATGTAAGATGAGACCCTCCAAAAAGTGGTGGTGGGGCATGAACAGGAGGAATCCCCCAACCGGAGGGATCCATATCAATCACCATCTCTCGGCTGTCCACAGATACTTTTAGATAAGGATGATTAGATGAAATTGGCTATAACTTTCAAGTCTAAACCAAGCTgaccattttttctttttctttttttaatagttggatttggattaaatttaaagtgAAGCTTAATTCAACACTTAAATGAGATATAAGCTTTTTCAATACTATttttattcacaaaattaatatttaaaattctttaagaaaaacattACACTCCTCTCACTTATCCAATACAAATTGGTTAAACAAAaccttttataatataaaataattatattttttatttttaatcaaaatttaaattaataaaaaatggaaaagaatatAAATGTAAGTTTATCGTCattttgatgattgatgttTTCATATGACAATACAATTATGActataatagtaaattaaaagTGTTAAGTGCAGTAGGAAAAGGTATTGCACTTTTATGGAGAGAtacaaacttaaatattaaagataatatTATTGAGGAGAGAAGTTATAAATTCTGAATGTGAATTGTAAAACAGaaaaattctaataataatctagggaagaagaaaaaaaatgagatggtaaagggaagaaagaaaaaaaaatggtcaTTAGAATTAGGTTCCCGAAAGACGAAATAAAAACAATGGTGTAGTAGGGCCTGACGACGGCTTGCCATTAGCTGGATGGAAAGCTAAGCTGCTGATGCCAATACTCCCTTTCCATATTTGAATACCAGCAGTCTACGTCGATTTTTAAGGGATTTAAATTATTGTCCACTATTATATTATTGCAATACCTTCAAGATTTAATACGTAATATTGCAATACCTTGTCTCTAGCCTTAACCTCCTACCTATATAAACACTAGAACTCCCATTTCATCACTAAACCACACTCAATAATCAAAATTctctcatctttctttccttatttAAAGAAAAGATGACAATGGCATTAACGAAtgcttttgttttgcttttctcTTGTGTTCTTGCAATTTCCTTCTGTGTTTGGGGTAAACCAGCTACTTTTCTTGATGATTTTCAAATTACTTGGTCTGATTCCCATATTAGGCAAATCGATGGAGGGAAGGCCATCCAACTTGTTCTAGACCAAAATTCAGGTTAAACCATTTCGTGGGGTCACTTATTGTTTAAGTAGAACTATTTTTTGAAACCTTAAATTATTTGGATTAtcataatgatatttttatacgtTTTTTTGTTTCCAAGGCTGTGGATTTGCTTCAACAAGGAAGTATTTGTTCGGACGTGTCAGCTTGAAGATCAAGCTTATACCTGGTGACTCCGCCGGAACAGTCACCGCTTTTTATGTATATGCTACATAATCTTTCAAAACTGGTCTATTTTCGTCAAAAACTAAAAGCCTGTAAATAATAGCTTAATTTTTCTCAGCTTATTAATTAGTTGGGTTCCATTGTAATTCGGATTGCGTGCAGATGAACTCTGATACAGATACAGTAAGAGATGAGCTAGATTTCGAGTTCTTGGGAAACCGTAGCGGCCAGCCTTATACTGTCCAAACCAATATCTATGCTCATGGAAAAGGAGATAGGGAACAAAGGGTTAACCTTTGGTTTGATCCTTCTGCAGATTTCCATACTTACACTATTATGTGGAATCATCATCATATTGTGTAAGTTCAATAGCTATAGATATCACAAACACAGCCGACACTTGTATGGTAATAAAATGACAGAAAGAGAGAGAGACTATCAGTCTATCAAATCAGTAAAGTTTAACATATAATGGGATGATTGACTGTATCTAATGATTGAGTTAAATTGAGCCTTGGTTATTtttaatgggtttttttttttttttgtcggTGGAATTACAGCTTCTATGTTGATGATGTGCCAATCCGAGTTTACAAGAACAATGAAGCTAGAAATATACCATTCCCTAAGTTTCAGCCAATGGGAGTCTATTCAACACTGTGGGAAGCTGATGATTGGGCGACAAGGGGAGGCCTGGAGAAAATTGATTGGAGCAAAGCTCCTTTCTTAGCTTACTACAAGGACTTCGACATCGAAGGATGCCCAGTGCCAGGCCCAGCAAGCTGTGCCTCAAACACAGGGAACTGGTGGGAGGGATCTACTTATCAAGCCCTTAATGCCATGGAAGCTAGAAGGTATAGGTGGGTTCGTATGAACCACATGATCTACGATTACTGCACCGACAAATCCAGATACCCAGTTATCCCACCGGAGTGTATCGCTGGCATCTGAAGTCCTATTCGAAGCTCCACATCCATTTCAAATGTCATACTTCACGTACATACCTACCTCCCCTTTGTATAATAATAGCTCTATAGTCTGTCCTTTGTATGCATATAATTATGAAGCGAGAAGTGGGATTCCGAGAATGGCCCAACTTAATATCTATTTTATgcccaataaaaaataatttattaattgaatatttttcagGCATACAAGAATCTTATTGGCTTTCAAAACAAATGGTTGGTTAAACCGGTAAGTTCTTCAATCATGATGatggaaaacaacaaaaaaaattgaatggaaGGAAAGTCAACAGTGTTTGAAATATTTGCTTTGAATTGTCATGCTAATGGTCCCCCCAGCGCCTCTTTTGATATATTGTTTTTTCACTTGGTAGTGTTAGGGcagtatttgattcatttggtcctaaataaatgtataaaagCAGGTTCATGGTTAAGAACCTTCACCACATTTAAGGTCCCTGGAGTGAAGGATTTGTCTGGAAGGGTCTTGCTACGGTCGATGTTATCATGATACGGTTGCCATTACAGAGCTAGCAAGGACCATCTTGTGAATAGCAGAAATATTTACTGCAACTCCATTAAATTGGATATAGAAGCAACATAATGTTGGATAAGTACAGACAATGCCAAAGAAATGAATGAATTGGGGAGCAAAGGATCTATATTTCCGGGAGAACtaccaatcaaattaaatattaatcatgGTCACAAGTCACATTCAATGAAACTGTAGGGGATTAGTGGCCACATACCTACAATTTTGGATGCTGTGTTGGTCTTGTTTTAAGGCTTTTGATTTCAGAAAAATGTTAATCCTCTTAACAAAATGGAATGGAATTTTAGTATCTGCATGCACAAGAGAAGCGTAATCTTTACAGAAGTTTACTGTATATGACCTCAGATATTTTGTAGCTTTAGTGGGCTAAATTTTAACAAGCTTATTCTCCTCAATGTGGAAACCATAAATGATAAATCGTAGGCTGCAACTAGCTCCGAATGTGGACAACATCGAAACAGAACATTGAATGACTTGCAACACAAGCATTCACAACTATGAATCAAGCAACCGAGCTATTGAACGGAACAAAGAAACGCTCAATGTCACCAACTTATCAAACCTTGACACCATTCAACCTAACAGGTAAAAGTAGTTCTattgattttattcaacaatGTTTTGGATAATGTATTTCTGCCTTTAAAAGCTTGTAAGTATTCCCCGATTATCCAAATCCGACAGGACATTCACATTACATCCGATCTATATTTCATGTAGACCCCTTTTGATCAGAGATCACTAGGTGCTATAACTTTTGTATTGCCTTAAACACAAGATGCAAAAAGAAAGCTCGTGCAATTGAAGTTAAGTACAGCATGTCTGTGTGTATGCTTTTGCATGTGcctgtatatatataattacatgtatatgtataaagcTTAAgatatataagataaataatgaACTTTAAAGAGCTGTCTATTTATCTACAAAGCATGCTATTTTTTGTTGGTTCATTTGCGTGATTATGTTATATACGCCGGTGTTGCTTGAAATGCCTTACGGTAACTGTTATTGTCACAACCCAGTCTTAGGTCCAACCTCACCATCACCTACAAAGTGTAAAAATAGTTCATAAACATTAGATGGTTACTTTTCTTCATTGGCAATTGTGTCTTCAGAACACATCTCATATTTTTTGTTTAGGGGTGAAAAAAgccttcaaatatttttaaaaatacaattaagcttctgctttttttttttcactcatttcagtacttgaacttttaaagtgcatcaaaaagaccttcaaaccttttttaaaaaagcaattaagtccctacatttttttgcactcaattgggtacttgaactttcaaaatacataaaaaagatcctcaaaatttttcaaaaaaagcaattaagcccttgcttttattaaaaattataaaaaaatttataaaaattaaaataaataaaagctataaatattattaaattttaataaaaattcaatattaaaaattagaatatatataaatcataaaaatataaaaattgtaaacttttataaaaatagtaacaagttataaaatatatagaaatataaaaatttataaaattttataaaatcgtaagaaaattatacaaaatgtaaagaaatataaatatcgtaaaaaaattataaaaattatcgtaccaaaagaagcattttataagttttctataagttattttaattttattatttttcacatgtCACGTTGTGTTACGGCACACGatggctttaattgaaaaactaCGGGtagttaatttttatgattttataaaattttacaattttatgatttttataaaaattctaattttaaaatttttattttttaatttttaaattttaataatttttctaaattttttagtttttttataattttctttctaaattttaataagaaaagggctttaattgcttttttgaaaaattttgagggtctttttaatgcattttgaaagttcgagtacccaattgagtgaaaaCAAAAGTAGGGGCtcaattgctttttttgaagaagtttgagggccattttgatgcattttgaaaattaaagtgctcaattgaatgcaaaaaaaaaggtcttaaattctttttttttttgaaaaagtttgagggctttTTACACCTTTAAGCTCAGATTTTTTTGAAAGGGTTTATCCTTCATACTACACAATTAATCAGAAGACACTCCAGATCTTAATCTAGTATCACTAATATCAACGGCAATGGGCAATATGATAATCCGTTGAAACGTATAGGTCTTATTTAGAAGACTGAGGAGGAAATATCAAGATCTTATTGGTCTATCGAAAGATCACAAAACTATCATGACTCATAAGACTAACTAATTATCAATAATctatcttatatatatatatatatatatatatatatatatatatatatatatatatatagggccCATTTTATCGACCCAAACAAACCAAAtcgaaactaaaaaaattaataaaagttcaTTTACAGAAAAACACAAATCCTAAGCCCAATAGCCTTAGGACCCAATCTACTAACCTAACCCTAAGCCCAAATCCCAAAacctaaacataaaaaaagaaaaagaaaaccctaagtCCCCTTCAACGTCGCTCCCTGATCACCACATCAGTAGGTGCGCCGCCCGAGGTCTTCCCCTTTTCACCAAAATGGCAAAGCGTGGCTTCCATTGTCATTGACCGCCACGGACACTtgcaaaaaaaagggaaaaaaacaaaaacaaaaggtaGAGAGCATAAAcgggaaaagaaaagcaaaaaaaatgatattttgtaatatattgcAGTTATAAAAATCGAAACCATGTAACGTAACAAAAGAAGAGGGagaaatcaaatacaaaaaaagcaACAAGCTTTAAAAGAAAAGGTagttcattttttatatttcacgaaaaatataaataaaagaaaaagaaagttattTCTTACCTGAGCGTCGATTCGCCTCCCCATCGCAAACGGACGTGGCCCTTGTCTCCGACGATAAATAGCCCCTATTGTAATAGCTTGATTTTCAGTaatgtcgaaaatagtggttccAGACTACCAAATCTGGAAAATgagctcataaattttattatttaatatttacgagctaAATGAGGTTTTTAAaggatttttgaattagtaagcTTGTGGTTATAAGGATTtactagattaattaatttagaaaaaagaggtatcgagacctcggtgttataaaataagttgtaaatatttttataaatatttgcgGAGTATAAATAAGGTATTATTAAATTTCCGTTtggaaattttaacgttttggtagtcaattaattaaaaaggactaaattgaaaaagatgcaaaacttgctaaagtgattaaatagtctaaatagtaaataaaggaGGACTCAAAGGGCAGATAGACCCATATGAATGGCTTAGGCGACATagcatgaaaaaaaatcaaggattttatgtgaaataagggcaaaattgtaaattttgccaaattaaaggaaaataaatgggaAATTGAAAATTCTAGACAAATTCATCACCATTTTCAGCTCAAAAACATCCATTGAACAGGGCTCAAGCtggtttttcttattttagcttcatgtaagtttaattcttgctttttcctttaaatttttatgtttttggacttttacaactaggtccaacttactatttcattagtttttatttttttgaaagttttggaagataccattgataatttcatattattttagttattatatgatgaaattgagatgtttatgggtatttaaaggtattttactaaggaattttggatgaaatcatgttttagggattaatATGTAAAGTTGTTGAATTTATgtgaaattctaaaatttcatggaatttaTGGGCTGCTATTGATACATGTGAAAGTatttaggcttggaataaggaataaattacatgaatttcatttttcgagcgtAGGGATGAAATCGTCATTTagtaaaagtataggggcaaaatagtaatttttctaAGATGTGACTTGGATAGAATTGaatgtaaattgtattaaattgatgttaaatttactcatattGATCTGGATAGATCAAATACGGAGCTAGATCGAGGTAAAGAAAAAGTGACGGATCAGTAGACATCAATTTATgaacacttgtcgaggtaagttcgtgtaactaaattgtgtatatttatatacttaaatttgaatgttgaatatgtaaattgtataaatttcatgtatatgtatatagttTACCTCATATCCAGTAATTCTTGATAAATGAATAAGTCCcgataaaatgaatgaaactcGATTGGATATGGAGTTCTGTTTCCCGAAATGGTAATGTTCTTGCATATGTTGCGAACGTACCGTAGCTCGAAAGAGATTCCCATTACAAACCCTCTCAAACTTCCCGTTATAGTGTtcttgtgagcttcccgttaaatgCTCTTCTGAGCATCTTGACTGGTTGTGTTCTGTATATGTTGTAGACACACCCACGCTCTTATGAGCGTTCTGtttataggctctttgtgagcttcccatTAAAGGCTCCTCAAAGCTTCCCGTTGGTGCTCGCTTGAACTTTCCATTATATGGCTATCCGGTGCTCTCTATTAAAGTGCTCTTCGGAGCTTCTTGTTAAGTGCTCTTTAGAGATACCCGATATAGGCTCTTTGTAAGCTTCCCGTCATTAAGCCCGGATAAGTTTCCCATTACATGGCTCAATGAACTTCTCGTTTTAGTGCTTGAGAGAGAGCTTTCTTTTTAAGTACTTTAATGAGTACTCTCGGACATGAATTGACGAATTTTTGATTTGTACACTTTATGTGTACTACCCTTGTATCCAtcgagatttcaaatgattcaacagGTGAAATTCTGACATGAAGATAAGTGAAACCAAAATGAAaccaatatttgaaaaaaatatgaaatgcaTGGAACTTGGTATTTGATGAGCTTATCTTTGGTAttgatatttacatgaaatgTTTAACTAACATATTTGATGAGATTATATGCTTAGACTATGGCCAAGTTGTTTGGAATGCATGAGTATGTTTACTTAGTGTacaaatgaatggtaagtttaCTTCCacttatacgaacttactaagcactaagtgcttactctatttcattttctctgTTTGATAGTACTCGGAATctcattgggttggaagcttggcgaagatcactcacactatccatcggctcacTTTGGTATagttatgacattatttttggatataatgacatgtataggtttggTTAGCCAAAGTTGGCATAcaaatattttggttgtaaatagccattggaatggcttgtgatgAATGTGTTTTGGCATATTAACATATGagttaatttcatatttggtataagtgtttaatttggtttatgaatattaatatgataataaGTAAATGTGGTCAAATAGATAAATTCACAAACATGGATTATGAAGTGATATGGTAAGTATGAGACTTGAgttttgcatgtttttaaatgttttggatTGGATTTTGgatgtgttaaaatgtttgTATAGGTGAATGATcaaatgggtgagaaataaggcttggaaatagccttattttgtccacacgggcagagacacaggtgtgtgtctcagccgtgtgtgacacacagcctagcacatgggtaTTTGTTCtaaccgtgtgtcccctacatcttaaaattttaaaacagagTACTTGAAATTgatcacacagcctggcacacgggcatgtgacttggctgtgtgacccctacacTTGAAATGAACCCTAAGAgcttgccctaggtagaaccatgTCAAACCTTTAGCAGTTACCCGAATAGAAaagaatgaatattttaattgttattctttGCTTTGTTTTCAATTTGCTTTGTTTTCAAGCTTTATACAAAATGCACTGACTAGTTTCGTTTTGTTTTAGTTGTggttgcattgcattttcatcttaAAGGAAAAGTATTTATTCGTGTTCAATTACTAAATAGAGAGTTTGTCatggaaaatggatttcttgataaagtggaaaacaatgcGGTCGTGCGAATATAGTCAAAGAAAAGACAACAAGAGAAAGGTGACAGCCTGTCAGAGGGGTAGGTCAGAAATATGGACCATGTTATGAGCGAAGCTTTGTCCCAAGTACAAGAAGTGGCTGACCACTTGCAAATCCTAATCGTTCAAAGCCTGAAATATGAATCAAATTTGGATCGAAGCCGAGAATTCGCTTGGCGTCTTGGGAAAGTTAAGGTTTTGAGTGTTAAGGCGAGGTCGTAtatgtatccgttttatgtaaataaacttattttctagtaaagttgttctaatggaATTGAACTAGAATCAACACATTTTTGCATGCATCTTTTGCATTCATTAGTATTACATTTCATTACATAAAAGGTcccataattaattaagaaattgtgGCAGTTCTCTCTAAAGTGGGTTTGGCAGGAAATGGTAGACGTGGGCTAGATCATTCAAAATTCAGAGGAGGTACCAGAAGGTGTTAAAAAACTACTCCGAATTCCATGCTACGAAAGGACATGAGATCCAAAAATGCGTCGAATTCAAAACTCAAGTACAGAGTTGAATGGACAATAAGGAATTAGAATTTTTCAAAGATATTGAGGATTTGGAAGAGAAATATGTTTGTGCCTCCGAAGATGGAGCTAAGGAAGGGAACCTATTAGGAATTCGTCCCTACACCCCTAGAAGTGTTCTGAACAACTGGATTGTGAAAGAgatccctgtagtttttaggactacttcagagtaatgttcaaaacacaccTGTTGCTCTAAAGCCTAGGGGCAATAGGGATCATTTTGTGAAAAGGCGCATGTCCATTatctttatttcaatgaaaacaatCTATCTTTGTGTCTCAtttggaaaacattttactatttcattcataccCATACCATATAGTTAATCATTCTCAAATTCATTTGTCCCTTGGGTCTCTTTTTATTCCTATAACAGGTCTCCGAATATCAATGATACGAGTGACGTTGCTGCTAACTCATAGTCTCATTTTTTAgtaggatatgtgtttagaaaaACCTCAAGACTTCGAAGATGATCAAGATTGTAACTTGTCTCTTAATCTGCTAATGATGGTAGAGCAAGATGAGAAACAGATCTTACCTCACAAAGAAtcagtagaaattgtgagcttaggggatgaacaagaaaagaaagaggtgaAAATCGAAACTTGCATCACTGCAGAAACAAGTCGAGATCTCGTTGAGTTACTTTGAGAATTCAAAGATGTATTTGCATAGTCCTATCAAGACATGTTTGGTTTAAGTACTGATGTCGTGGTACATAAACTTCCCATAAAGGTAGAATGCAAGCTGATTCAACAGAAACTTCGAAGGATGAGGTCTGATGTATTGTTGAAGACAAAAGAAGAGGTCAAAAAATAGTTTGACGGTAGTTTCCTACAGGTGGTCAAatattcagaatgggtagccaatataGTTCCCGTCCCTAAGAAAAATGGGAAAGTGCGAATGTGTGTCGATTATCGGGACTTAAACAAGGCCAGCCCAAAAGATAATTTCCCATTGCCCCACATCGATACCTTAGTGGATAACACAGCAGGtcattcattattttccttcatggatTGTTTCTCCAGATATAActagataaagatgcatcctgaatAT
This genomic window contains:
- the LOC105804080 gene encoding probable xyloglucan endotransglucosylase/hydrolase protein 6; the encoded protein is MTMALTNAFVLLFSCVLAISFCVWGKPATFLDDFQITWSDSHIRQIDGGKAIQLVLDQNSGCGFASTRKYLFGRVSLKIKLIPGDSAGTVTAFYMNSDTDTVRDELDFEFLGNRSGQPYTVQTNIYAHGKGDREQRVNLWFDPSADFHTYTIMWNHHHIVFYVDDVPIRVYKNNEARNIPFPKFQPMGVYSTLWEADDWATRGGLEKIDWSKAPFLAYYKDFDIEGCPVPGPASCASNTGNWWEGSTYQALNAMEARRYRWVRMNHMIYDYCTDKSRYPVIPPECIAGI